The following proteins are co-located in the Acidobacteriota bacterium genome:
- a CDS encoding response regulator has translation MVDSRPLVLVVDDFQDAREMYAEYLRYSGFRVAEASTGLDAIEQAFDLRPDVILMDLSLPGMDGWTATQHLKRDARTSHIPVVALTGHALAGASESARQAGCDAFITKPCLPEQLVAEVRRLLDGSSRADST, from the coding sequence ATGGTTGACTCACGCCCGCTGGTGCTCGTCGTGGACGATTTCCAGGACGCGCGCGAGATGTACGCCGAGTACCTCCGGTATTCCGGCTTCCGCGTCGCCGAAGCCAGCACGGGGCTCGACGCCATCGAGCAGGCGTTCGACCTCCGGCCCGACGTGATCCTCATGGACCTCTCGCTGCCGGGCATGGACGGTTGGACGGCGACCCAGCATCTGAAACGTGACGCGCGCACGAGCCACATCCCGGTCGTCGCGTTGACCGGTCATGCTCTGGCAGGCGCGTCCGAGAGCGCCCGGCAGGCCGGGTGCGACGCGTTCATCACCAAGCCCTGTCTGCCCGAGCAGCTCGTCGCCGAAGTGCGGCGGCTGCTCGACGGATCGAGCCGCGCCGACTCGACTTGA
- a CDS encoding FAD-dependent oxidoreductase has translation MTSPILAGGLLSIKQREDVMATHNHLAGVTTTPYWMQSAALPAFPALDRSLTVDVVIVGGGVTGLTAAYLLTKAGRTVAVLERDRCGRIDTGHTTAHLTMVTDLGLGALVSAFGRDHAQAVWDAGLAAIAQIDEIVRSERLACGFTWVPGYLHAPIDARDDESAALRDEADLARALGFDASFVGDVPVVHAPGVRYEHQARIHPLAYLSGLARAVIAGGGRIFEHSAAEEFSEEPLTVTSGRHTLSCQHVVIATHTPLVGNAGLVRATLLQTKLALYSSYVVAAPVAAGVVPDALFWDTGDPYSYLRIDDTGGEPFVIYGGQDHKTGQIEDEHACYDRLAASLKQIVPVVEPAYRWSGQVIETADGLPLIGEISPHQFSATGFAGNGMTFGTLSGMMACDHVLGRSNPWTGVFDIGRTRIRGGLWDYIKENSDYPYYLIRDRFAGTDTRFLRDVPRGEGRVLDLDGQRVAAFRQSDGATILRSAICPHMGCVVGWNEAERTWDCPCHGSRFRPTGEVMSGPAESPLAEFEPQPSRPEST, from the coding sequence ATGACATCGCCCATCTTGGCGGGAGGCTTGCTTTCGATCAAGCAACGGGAGGACGTGATGGCGACCCACAACCATCTGGCTGGAGTGACGACGACGCCGTACTGGATGCAGTCCGCTGCGCTTCCGGCGTTTCCCGCGCTCGACCGCAGCCTCACCGTGGACGTCGTCATCGTCGGCGGCGGCGTGACCGGATTGACCGCGGCGTATCTACTGACGAAAGCCGGCCGGACGGTCGCGGTGCTCGAACGGGATCGCTGCGGGCGGATCGACACGGGGCACACGACGGCGCACCTCACGATGGTGACGGACCTTGGGCTGGGCGCGCTCGTGAGCGCGTTCGGGCGCGATCACGCGCAGGCGGTCTGGGACGCCGGGCTCGCGGCGATCGCGCAGATTGACGAGATCGTGCGCAGCGAGCGCCTCGCTTGCGGGTTCACGTGGGTGCCGGGCTACCTGCACGCACCGATCGACGCGCGTGATGACGAATCGGCGGCGCTGAGGGACGAGGCGGATCTCGCGAGGGCGCTGGGCTTCGACGCGTCGTTCGTGGGCGACGTGCCGGTCGTCCATGCGCCCGGGGTCCGGTACGAGCACCAGGCGCGCATCCATCCGCTGGCGTATCTGTCGGGCCTGGCTCGCGCCGTCATCGCGGGCGGCGGCCGGATCTTCGAACACTCGGCGGCCGAGGAGTTCTCGGAAGAGCCATTGACGGTCACGTCCGGGCGCCACACGCTGTCGTGTCAGCACGTGGTGATCGCCACGCACACGCCGCTCGTGGGCAATGCGGGCCTCGTGCGCGCGACGCTGCTCCAGACGAAGCTCGCGCTCTACAGCAGCTACGTCGTGGCCGCGCCCGTGGCTGCCGGCGTCGTGCCGGACGCGCTCTTCTGGGATACCGGCGATCCGTACTCCTACCTGCGCATCGACGACACCGGCGGCGAGCCGTTCGTGATCTACGGCGGTCAAGACCACAAGACCGGCCAGATCGAGGACGAGCACGCCTGCTATGACAGGCTCGCGGCGTCTCTGAAGCAGATCGTGCCCGTCGTCGAACCCGCGTACCGCTGGTCGGGACAGGTCATCGAGACGGCGGATGGGCTTCCGCTCATCGGTGAAATCTCGCCTCATCAGTTCAGCGCGACTGGATTCGCCGGCAACGGCATGACGTTCGGCACGCTGTCGGGCATGATGGCCTGCGACCATGTGCTCGGCCGATCGAATCCCTGGACGGGCGTGTTCGACATCGGCCGGACGAGAATCCGTGGCGGACTCTGGGACTACATCAAGGAGAACAGCGACTACCCGTACTACCTGATCCGCGATCGGTTTGCCGGGACCGATACACGGTTCCTTCGTGACGTGCCGCGCGGCGAAGGGCGGGTGCTCGACCTGGACGGTCAGCGCGTGGCCGCCTTCCGGCAGAGCGACGGCGCCACGATCCTGCGGTCGGCCATCTGCCCCCACATGGGGTGCGTGGTGGGCTGGAACGAGGCGGAACGGACGTGGGACTGCCCGTGCCACGGGTCGCGTTTTCGGCCCACCGGCGAGGTGATGTCCGGACCGGCGGAGTCTCCGCTCGCCGAGTTCGAGCCGCAGCCTTCGCGCCCTGAATCCACCTGA
- a CDS encoding FAD-binding oxidoreductase, giving the protein MGTLWIGRSVWLTHPSPVRGRPYRALRGHLDVDVVVVGGGMTGAAIAWRFASAGVRVAVLEAGRVGRGSTAVSTAMVMREPDRDVVDLTARYGARAVTRLWRLAGEAIRDYVRTLRRLRIPCDLERVDSVFYALDAAGAARLRREWQRRRTLGLDAAWLEAAALRRIAGLRAVAGIRSRGNLQMNPYAACVGLMSASSDAGARVFERSPVSRIVARRGAVDVETSAGSVRAERVVIATGYATPAFKPLAARFQLQHTYVIATAPVAGRTPPRQVMSWSAERPYHYARWTGDGQLLLGGGDRPRVPTARRRRMLRDEAQRLREHAERLFPALGRCRVHAAWEGLFATTPDSLPYIGPHRRYPGHLFALGYGGNGMTFGFLAARLLLEQYRGIRSPDHALFAFNRKAKRR; this is encoded by the coding sequence ATGGGGACGCTCTGGATCGGCCGCTCGGTGTGGCTCACTCATCCATCGCCGGTGCGAGGAAGACCGTACCGGGCGCTCCGAGGCCACCTGGATGTCGACGTGGTGGTCGTGGGCGGCGGCATGACCGGCGCCGCGATCGCCTGGCGGTTCGCGTCGGCCGGCGTGCGCGTCGCCGTGCTGGAGGCCGGCCGGGTGGGTCGAGGCAGCACTGCCGTCAGCACAGCGATGGTGATGCGTGAGCCGGATCGGGACGTCGTGGACCTCACGGCGCGGTACGGCGCGCGCGCCGTGACGCGCCTGTGGCGGCTCGCGGGCGAGGCGATCCGCGACTACGTCCGCACGCTCCGGCGGCTGCGGATCCCCTGCGACCTCGAACGCGTGGACTCCGTGTTCTACGCGCTCGATGCCGCGGGGGCCGCGCGTCTCCGGCGGGAATGGCAGCGCCGGCGGACGCTCGGCCTGGACGCCGCGTGGCTCGAGGCGGCGGCGCTCCGGCGGATCGCGGGTCTGCGCGCCGTCGCCGGCATCCGCTCGCGCGGCAACCTGCAGATGAACCCGTACGCCGCGTGCGTCGGGCTGATGTCGGCCTCGTCAGACGCGGGCGCGCGCGTCTTCGAACGGTCGCCGGTCTCGCGCATCGTCGCGCGGCGGGGCGCCGTCGACGTCGAGACATCTGCCGGCAGCGTTCGAGCCGAGCGCGTCGTCATCGCGACCGGATATGCGACGCCGGCGTTCAAGCCCCTCGCAGCCCGCTTCCAACTCCAGCACACCTATGTGATCGCCACCGCGCCAGTCGCCGGTCGCACGCCGCCCAGACAGGTGATGTCGTGGAGTGCGGAGCGGCCGTATCACTACGCGCGCTGGACCGGCGATGGCCAACTGCTCCTTGGCGGCGGCGACCGGCCGCGCGTTCCAACCGCACGGCGCCGGCGGATGCTGCGCGATGAAGCCCAGCGGCTGCGGGAACACGCCGAGCGATTGTTTCCGGCGCTCGGTCGATGCCGAGTCCACGCCGCGTGGGAAGGGCTCTTCGCGACGACGCCGGACAGCCTGCCCTACATCGGGCCTCACCGCCGATATCCCGGCCACCTGTTCGCGCTGGGCTACGGCGGCAACGGCATGACTTTCGGCTTCCTCGCCGCCAGGCTCCTGCTTGAGCAGTACCGAGGCATCCGGTCGCCCGATCACGCGCTGTTCGCGTTCAATCGGAAGGCGAAGCGCCGATAG
- a CDS encoding DUF1080 domain-containing protein, whose product MRRTTMSFVVILMAAIGAVAVPSAQQGAPPPPPIDQTATPLPAPPTRTVESGFTSLFNGKDLSGWRVGGPADAFRVDSGTIVAHGKSGASHLYYDGPIRNHTFLNFDLRLDVMARQRSNGGVYILTEWQEKGFPGKGFEVQVNNSHTDRIRTGSLYHVVDLSNIPGKDDEWIPLEIRVENNTIAISVKGEEVVRWKQPAGWTSNYDTLSRRIAPGTIAFQAHDPNSLTAYANIRIRPLD is encoded by the coding sequence ATGAGACGCACGACGATGTCGTTCGTGGTGATCCTGATGGCGGCGATCGGTGCCGTCGCGGTCCCGAGCGCCCAGCAGGGCGCGCCGCCGCCTCCGCCGATCGACCAGACGGCGACGCCGCTGCCCGCGCCGCCAACGCGCACGGTCGAATCGGGGTTCACCAGCCTCTTCAACGGCAAGGATCTGAGCGGATGGCGCGTGGGCGGCCCCGCCGACGCCTTCCGCGTCGACAGCGGCACGATCGTCGCCCATGGAAAGAGCGGCGCGTCGCATCTCTACTACGACGGACCGATCCGGAATCACACGTTCCTGAACTTCGATCTCCGGCTCGACGTGATGGCGCGGCAGCGCTCCAACGGCGGCGTCTACATCCTGACGGAGTGGCAGGAGAAGGGGTTTCCGGGCAAGGGGTTCGAAGTGCAGGTGAACAACAGCCACACGGATCGCATCCGCACGGGCAGCCTCTATCACGTCGTCGACCTGTCGAACATCCCGGGGAAGGACGATGAGTGGATTCCCCTGGAGATCCGGGTCGAGAACAACACCATCGCGATCTCGGTGAAGGGCGAGGAGGTCGTCCGATGGAAGCAGCCGGCCGGGTGGACCAGCAACTACGACACGCTCAGCCGGCGGATCGCGCCGGGCACGATCGCCTTTCAGGCGCACGATCCCAACAGCTTGACGGCGTACGCCAACATCCGGATCCGGCCGCTCGACTGA
- a CDS encoding TonB-dependent receptor codes for MTQISRCALAVLAASLLFSAVPVAAQTTATVRGVVTDQQGSVIPGADVRLRNGLTGLERTTTSDQAGAFAIANIPLEAYDLHVERASFSPYRQRIELRSSVPVSLTVVLPLSVQVAVTVAPDEPLVDMVSAGTRTQIGVGRIEQLPVPVGSRGLEAVLVTFPGFAQNANGAIHPRGAHNQMTFVVDGLPISDQLTGAFANALDTSIVQSAELITGNVPAEFGGKVSGVAIVTSRSGLGISRRLAGDVLISAAGFDTVQGAVQAGGGGAGWGYFASVTTMRTDRFLDQISIDNLHNSGAFVRTYGRVDLMPTPRDMVRVHVMGGRSAFELANLRSQQRAGQDQRQALRDVAVWGSHLRTLTATSTLESIAGVRTATAALRSSAGDTPVSATQDRRVSTITLAGRLTRGIGTTVLRAGADVQVTPVREHFTMGITSPRFNAPDDPGFNAALAPFDLTQGGVPFVFDAARTGHAYGAFVQQTWQTRRVTLSAGLRHDVYRFIVAGQQLQPRVGVAFALPGSAGVIRASYNRNYQTPPHENLLLSSSEAASRLAPESIRRALGGAYRPIRPERQNVYELGYQRAFGQRATLDVSAYRKRSRDQQDNNNFFNTGIIFPTALAGIDVTGVEARLTLAERRGVSGTLSATGGRAVSSPPFTGGLFLGQDAVDLLSSGPFAIDHDQRLSVHGTTTYRAGSSWISASVRHDSGLVANPSDPDAVAADPDFADLLPYVDLTAAVPRVRPRTIVDLALGHDVRAAGRPAWTVQIQVTNLTNRTALYNFQSVFVGTRLVQPRTMAVRVRRHF; via the coding sequence ATGACTCAAATATCCCGGTGCGCCCTCGCAGTTCTTGCCGCCAGCCTGCTGTTCTCCGCCGTGCCGGTAGCGGCCCAGACGACCGCGACGGTGCGCGGCGTGGTCACCGACCAGCAGGGCAGCGTGATTCCCGGCGCCGACGTGCGCCTGAGGAACGGGTTGACCGGCCTCGAGCGGACGACGACCAGCGATCAGGCCGGTGCGTTTGCGATCGCGAACATCCCGCTCGAGGCCTACGACCTCCACGTGGAGCGCGCAAGCTTCTCGCCGTATCGGCAGCGAATCGAGCTGCGATCCAGCGTGCCCGTGTCGCTGACGGTCGTGCTGCCGCTTTCGGTGCAGGTGGCGGTGACGGTCGCGCCCGACGAACCGCTCGTCGACATGGTGTCGGCCGGCACGCGCACGCAGATCGGCGTGGGGCGCATCGAGCAATTGCCGGTGCCGGTCGGGAGCCGCGGCCTCGAAGCCGTGCTCGTGACGTTTCCCGGTTTCGCCCAGAACGCGAACGGCGCCATTCACCCTCGCGGCGCGCACAACCAGATGACGTTCGTGGTCGACGGCCTGCCGATCAGCGACCAGCTCACCGGCGCGTTCGCGAACGCGCTCGATACGAGCATCGTCCAGAGCGCCGAGCTCATCACGGGCAACGTCCCGGCGGAATTCGGCGGCAAGGTCTCGGGCGTGGCGATCGTGACGAGCCGCAGCGGCCTCGGCATCAGCCGCCGGTTGGCCGGCGACGTGCTCATCTCGGCTGCCGGCTTCGACACGGTCCAGGGCGCGGTGCAGGCCGGCGGCGGGGGCGCCGGCTGGGGCTACTTCGCGTCGGTCACGACGATGCGCACCGACCGGTTCCTGGACCAGATCTCGATTGACAACCTGCACAACTCGGGAGCGTTCGTTCGAACCTACGGCCGTGTGGATCTGATGCCGACGCCGCGCGACATGGTTCGCGTCCACGTGATGGGCGGGCGCTCCGCGTTCGAGCTGGCGAACCTGCGGTCACAGCAGCGGGCCGGCCAGGATCAGCGGCAGGCGCTCCGCGACGTCGCCGTCTGGGGATCGCACCTGCGCACGCTCACGGCCACGTCGACGTTGGAGTCGATCGCCGGCGTGCGGACGGCGACCGCGGCGCTCCGATCCAGCGCTGGCGATACGCCGGTCAGCGCGACCCAGGATCGGCGCGTCAGCACGATCACGTTGGCGGGGCGGCTGACGCGAGGGATCGGGACGACCGTGCTGCGGGCCGGCGCCGACGTCCAGGTGACGCCCGTGCGCGAGCACTTCACCATGGGCATCACGTCGCCGCGCTTCAACGCGCCGGACGATCCTGGTTTCAACGCGGCGCTTGCGCCGTTCGATCTGACGCAGGGCGGCGTGCCGTTCGTCTTCGACGCAGCGCGGACGGGGCACGCCTACGGCGCATTCGTACAGCAGACCTGGCAGACGCGGCGCGTGACGCTCTCGGCCGGCCTCCGTCACGACGTCTATCGCTTCATCGTCGCGGGTCAGCAACTGCAGCCGCGCGTCGGCGTGGCATTCGCGCTGCCAGGCTCGGCCGGCGTGATTCGCGCCTCCTACAATCGCAACTACCAGACGCCGCCGCACGAGAACCTGCTGCTGTCGAGCTCGGAAGCCGCCAGCCGGCTCGCGCCCGAGAGCATCCGTCGAGCGCTCGGCGGCGCCTATCGCCCGATCCGCCCCGAGCGGCAGAACGTGTACGAGCTGGGTTACCAGCGGGCATTCGGCCAGCGTGCGACGCTCGACGTGTCGGCGTACCGGAAGCGGTCTCGCGATCAGCAGGACAACAACAACTTCTTCAACACCGGGATCATCTTCCCGACGGCGCTGGCGGGCATCGACGTGACGGGCGTCGAGGCTCGCCTGACGCTGGCCGAGCGGCGCGGCGTGTCCGGTACGCTCAGCGCGACCGGCGGACGTGCCGTGTCGTCGCCGCCGTTCACGGGCGGGTTGTTCCTCGGACAGGACGCCGTCGACTTGCTCTCGTCGGGGCCGTTCGCCATCGATCACGATCAGCGGCTCAGCGTGCACGGGACCACGACGTATCGCGCCGGCAGTTCGTGGATCTCGGCATCGGTCCGGCACGACAGCGGCCTCGTGGCGAACCCGTCGGATCCGGACGCAGTCGCGGCCGATCCCGATTTCGCCGATTTGCTGCCGTACGTCGACCTCACGGCGGCGGTGCCCCGCGTACGCCCGCGGACGATCGTCGATCTCGCACTGGGTCACGACGTCCGTGCCGCCGGCCGCCCGGCCTGGACCGTCCAGATTCAGGTGACGAACCTGACCAACCGCACCGCCTTGTACAACTTCCAGTCGGTGTTCGTCGGCACGCGTCTCGTTCAGCCGCGTACCATGGCCGTGAGGGTGCGCCGGCACTTCTGA
- a CDS encoding aminotransferase class V-fold PLP-dependent enzyme: protein MPSFGRDFLQHWLLDPDITYLNHGTLGAPPSRVLAAQQAIRDAIERQPAQYLLRELSGAMPMPWRAEGRLREAMRPIAAFVGADADDLVFVSNVTVGLNAVLQSYDLRPGDEVVVADLAYGAIANAARYAAARAGAAVRTLVMPFPIRDRGVVVAAIRDALGPRTRLLVIDHITAMTALVLPIAEISALCRAAGVPVLVDGAHVPGAIDLDIPSLEVDWYAANLHKWAHAPRPCGILWAQRDRQPALHHPVVSWGLDRGFHAEFDWNGTFDPSPWLAAPEGVAALEDWGWPAVRDYVHDLAWTAGAMLGRRWQTTVEAPRDMIGAMVTVPLPDRAGSTDADADRVRLALLTEARIEVQLQAWRGRLWVRVSAQVYNDPADVERLGVAVDRLLR from the coding sequence ATGCCGTCGTTCGGTCGAGACTTCCTCCAGCACTGGCTCCTGGATCCCGACATCACGTACTTGAACCACGGTACGCTCGGGGCGCCGCCTTCGCGCGTGCTCGCCGCGCAGCAGGCCATCCGCGACGCGATCGAACGCCAGCCGGCGCAGTACCTGCTGCGTGAGCTGTCGGGAGCGATGCCGATGCCATGGCGGGCCGAAGGCCGGCTGCGCGAGGCGATGCGACCCATCGCGGCGTTCGTCGGCGCCGACGCAGACGATCTGGTCTTCGTCTCGAACGTCACCGTCGGGCTCAACGCCGTGCTGCAGTCATACGACTTGCGGCCTGGCGACGAGGTGGTCGTCGCCGACCTTGCGTACGGGGCGATCGCGAATGCCGCCCGCTACGCGGCTGCGCGCGCCGGCGCTGCCGTGCGCACGCTCGTCATGCCGTTTCCGATTCGCGATCGCGGCGTCGTCGTCGCCGCGATCCGCGATGCGCTGGGTCCGCGCACCCGGCTGCTCGTCATCGACCACATCACGGCGATGACCGCGCTCGTGCTGCCCATCGCCGAGATCTCCGCGCTCTGTCGTGCAGCGGGCGTGCCGGTGCTGGTGGACGGCGCGCACGTGCCAGGCGCGATCGACCTCGACATCCCGTCGCTCGAGGTGGACTGGTACGCCGCGAATCTCCACAAGTGGGCGCACGCTCCGAGGCCGTGCGGCATCCTGTGGGCGCAGCGCGATCGGCAGCCGGCGTTGCACCACCCGGTGGTCTCGTGGGGGCTCGATCGCGGATTCCACGCCGAGTTCGACTGGAACGGCACGTTCGATCCCAGCCCGTGGCTGGCCGCGCCGGAAGGAGTGGCCGCGCTCGAGGACTGGGGGTGGCCCGCGGTGCGCGACTACGTGCACGACCTTGCCTGGACGGCGGGTGCGATGCTCGGCCGGCGCTGGCAGACGACGGTCGAGGCGCCCCGCGACATGATCGGCGCGATGGTCACCGTTCCGCTCCCGGACCGGGCTGGATCGACGGATGCCGACGCGGATCGCGTTCGCCTCGCGCTGCTGACCGAGGCGCGCATCGAGGTGCAGCTCCAGGCCTGGCGCGGACGCCTCTGGGTGCGAGTGTCGGCGCAGGTCTACAACGACCCGGCGGACGTCGAGCGGCTCGGCGTCGCGGTCGATCGTCTGCTGAGATGA
- a CDS encoding SpoIIE family protein phosphatase gives MSAERTVADLSRLLEVSRHLGATIELQPLLAGIERAALDVLRCERASVFILDRERGELFSRLATGVQEIRFPADRGIAGEAAQRMAVVNVPDAYADPRFNPEIDKTTGYRTRSILTLPMIGHDGELMGVLQLLNKLSGPFTANDEELARTLGALAGVALQRQLLLEAFAEKKKLERDLAIARDIQQGILPDAAPALDGFDIAGWNKPADETGGDLFDFIEVAKGRVGVMAGDATGHGIGPALVAVECRALIRALALSTPDLAHILGTTNTLLAKDLSDSRFVTLCLAFVDGPGATIAFASAGHGPLLHYRAATDSFQELEISGPPLGLFDGMSYEPPPPIAMARGDMFIVPTDGFYEYTGRDGTFFGNARIQDVMRAHRHEPAAVMAARLYDAVMAFAAGAPQLDDMTVVIVKRLS, from the coding sequence GTGTCCGCGGAACGAACGGTCGCCGACCTGTCGCGGTTGCTCGAGGTCTCGCGCCATCTCGGGGCGACGATTGAGCTGCAGCCGCTGCTCGCGGGCATCGAACGCGCCGCGCTCGACGTGCTGCGGTGCGAACGGGCGAGCGTGTTCATCCTCGACCGCGAACGGGGCGAGCTGTTCAGCCGGCTCGCGACGGGCGTGCAGGAGATCCGGTTTCCGGCCGATCGGGGCATCGCCGGCGAAGCGGCCCAGCGCATGGCGGTCGTCAACGTGCCGGACGCCTATGCCGATCCGCGCTTCAACCCGGAGATCGACAAGACGACCGGCTACCGGACCCGATCGATCCTGACGCTCCCGATGATCGGCCACGACGGCGAGCTGATGGGCGTCCTGCAGTTGCTGAACAAGCTGAGCGGCCCCTTCACCGCCAACGACGAGGAGCTGGCGCGCACGCTCGGCGCGCTGGCCGGCGTGGCGCTCCAGCGGCAGCTCTTGCTCGAGGCTTTCGCGGAGAAGAAGAAGCTCGAGCGCGACCTGGCGATCGCGCGCGACATCCAGCAGGGGATTCTGCCCGACGCCGCGCCCGCGCTCGACGGCTTCGACATCGCCGGCTGGAACAAGCCGGCGGACGAGACCGGCGGCGATCTCTTCGACTTCATCGAGGTGGCGAAGGGGCGCGTCGGCGTGATGGCCGGCGACGCGACCGGCCATGGCATCGGCCCGGCGCTCGTGGCGGTCGAGTGCCGGGCCCTCATCCGTGCCCTGGCGTTGAGCACGCCAGACCTGGCGCACATCCTCGGGACGACCAATACGCTGCTGGCCAAAGATCTCAGCGACAGCCGGTTCGTCACGCTCTGCCTGGCCTTCGTGGATGGGCCGGGCGCGACGATCGCCTTCGCGAGCGCGGGGCACGGGCCGCTGCTGCATTACCGGGCCGCGACCGATTCGTTCCAGGAGCTCGAGATCTCGGGACCGCCGCTCGGCCTCTTCGACGGCATGTCCTACGAGCCGCCGCCGCCGATCGCGATGGCGCGCGGCGACATGTTCATCGTGCCGACCGACGGCTTCTACGAGTACACGGGACGCGACGGGACGTTCTTCGGCAACGCGCGCATCCAGGACGTCATGCGCGCCCATCGTCACGAGCCGGCCGCCGTGATGGCCGCGCGGCTGTACGATGCCGTCATGGCGTTCGCGGCCGGCGCGCCGCAGCTCGACGACATGACGGTCGTCATCGTCAAACGCCTGTCGTAG
- a CDS encoding ZIP family metal transporter produces MNVRDWFASQHPVVQALCASMFTWAVTAAGAAVVFFAKDVSRRTLDTALGFTAGVMIAASFWSLLAPSIALAAEMGVVPWVPALVGFLAGGAFLRLADWLLPHLHPLMPAAEAEGIRTNWTRSLLLVLAITLHNIPEGLAIGVAFGAVAAGYEGATLGAATALALGIGLQNAPEGTAVAVPLRRDGLSRLRSWWYGQLSAAVEPVAAVAGAAAVIVMRPLLPYALAFAAGAMIFVVVEEVIPESQGGGNTDAATMGAMVGFAVMMTLDVALS; encoded by the coding sequence ATGAACGTGAGGGACTGGTTTGCATCGCAGCACCCGGTGGTCCAGGCGCTGTGCGCCTCGATGTTCACCTGGGCGGTGACGGCGGCGGGTGCGGCCGTCGTGTTCTTCGCGAAAGACGTCAGCAGGCGGACGCTCGACACGGCGCTCGGCTTCACCGCCGGCGTGATGATCGCCGCCAGCTTCTGGTCGCTGCTGGCGCCGTCGATTGCGCTGGCCGCCGAGATGGGCGTCGTGCCGTGGGTGCCGGCGCTCGTCGGCTTCCTGGCCGGCGGCGCGTTCTTGCGCCTCGCCGACTGGCTGCTGCCGCACCTCCATCCGCTCATGCCCGCGGCGGAGGCCGAAGGCATCCGCACCAACTGGACGCGAAGCCTCCTGCTCGTGCTGGCGATCACGCTCCACAACATTCCGGAGGGGCTCGCCATCGGCGTGGCGTTCGGCGCGGTCGCGGCCGGCTACGAGGGCGCGACGCTCGGCGCCGCGACCGCCCTCGCCCTCGGCATCGGCCTGCAGAATGCTCCTGAAGGTACGGCCGTGGCCGTGCCGCTGCGGCGCGACGGCCTTTCGCGGCTGCGGAGCTGGTGGTACGGGCAACTCTCCGCCGCCGTCGAGCCGGTGGCGGCGGTGGCTGGTGCGGCGGCCGTCATCGTGATGCGCCCGCTCCTGCCGTATGCGCTGGCCTTCGCGGCCGGCGCCATGATCTTCGTCGTCGTCGAGGAGGTCATTCCAGAATCGCAGGGCGGAGGCAACACGGATGCGGCGACGATGGGCGCGATGGTCGGCTTCGCCGTGATGATGACGCTCGACGTGGCGTTGAGCTGA